A genome region from Panthera leo isolate Ple1 chromosome A2, P.leo_Ple1_pat1.1, whole genome shotgun sequence includes the following:
- the NCKIPSD gene encoding NCK-interacting protein with SH3 domain isoform X3 has product MRDGGKYSLEQRGVLQKLIHHRKETLSRRGPSASSPAAMTPSTSDHHLDAAAARQPNGTCRAGFERQHSLPSSEYLGADGGLYQIPPQPRRAAPATPPPPVKRRDREALMASGSGGRNTTPSGGSSVSSGSSVSSTSLDTLCTGSSSSELGPSCSPTPPPVPRRGTHTTVSQAQPPPSKVPAPEPPTEEVAVDTTSAPDELEALGALNLGTTEEKVVAETAVPKTIGAELMELVRRNTGLSHELCRVAIGVVVGHIQASVPASSPIMEQVLLSLVEGKDLSTALPSGQVCHDQQRLEVIFADLARRKDDAQQRSWALYEDEGVIRCYLEELLHILTDADPEVCKKMCKRNEFESVLALVAYYQMEHRVSLRLLLLKCFGAMCSLDAAIISTLVSSVLPVELARDMQTDTQDHQKLCYSALILAMVFSMGEAVPYAHYEHLGTPFAQFLLSIVEDGLPLDTTEQLPDLCMNLLLALNLHLPAPDQNVIMTALSKHSNVKIFSEKLLLLLNRGDDPVRIFKHEPQPPHSILKFLQDVFASPATAAIFYHTDMMALIDITVRHIADLSPGDKLRVEYLSLMHAVIRTTPYLQHRHRLPDLQATLRRILTEEEASPQGQMDRMIVREMCKEFPVLGEDPS; this is encoded by the exons ATGCGGGATGGTGGCAAGTACAGCCTGGAGCAGCGTGGAGTCCTTCA GAAGCTGATCCACCACCGGAAAGAGACTCTGTCCCGCAGAGGCCCCTCAGCCTCCAGCCCTGCAGCTATGACCCCATCCACCAGTGACCACCATCTGGACGCTGCTGCTGCCAGGCAGCCCAATGGGACGTGTCGAGCTGGGTTTGAGCGGCAGCACAGCCTCCCTAGTTCCGAGTATCTCGGGGCGGACGGAGGCCTCTACCAG ATCCCACCACAGCCTCGCCGAGCAGCACCCGCCACGCCACCTCCACCTGTGAAGCGCCGAGACCGGGAGGCCCTGATGGCCTCAGGCAGTG GCGGCCGCAACACCACGCCCTCCGGGGGCAGTTCTGTGTCCAGCGGCTCCTCAGTCAGCAGCACCTCCCTTGACACGCTCTGTACCGGCTCTAGCTCGTCTGAGCTGGGCCCCAGCTGCTCACCCACGCCCCCACCTGTGCCCCGCCGAGGCACTCACACCACTGTGTCCCAAgctcagccccctccctccaAGGTGCCAGCCCCTGAGCCCCCTACAGAGGAGGTGGCAGTTGATACAACCTCAGCCCCTGATGAGCTGGAGGCCCTGGGTGCGCTGAACCTGGGGACCACAGAGGAGAAGGTGGTGGCCGAGACTGCTGTGCCCAAGACCATCGGGGCAGAGCTGATGGAGCTCGTGCGGAGAAACACCGGCCTGAGCCACGAGCTATGCCGTGTGGCCATTGGCGTCGTGGTGGGTCACATCCAGGCCTCTGTGCCGGCCAGCTCGCCTATCATGGAGCAGGTCCTCCTCTCGCTGGTAGAGGGCAAG gACCTGAGCACTGCCCTGCCCTCAGGGCAAGTCTGCCATGACCAGCAGCGGCTGGAGGTGATCTTTGCAGACCTGGCTCGGCGCAAGGACGATGCCCAGCAGCGCAGCTGGGCCCTGTACGAGGATGAAGGGGTCATCCGCTGCTACCTGGAGGAGCTGCTGCATATTCTG ACGGATGCAGACCCCGAAGTTTGCAAGAAAATGTGCAAGAGAAATGAGTTCGAGTCTGTCCTGGCCTTGGTGGCCTACTACCAAATG GAGCACCGGGTCTCCCTGCGGCTGCTGCTCCTCAAGTGCTTTGGCGCCATGTGCAGCCTGGATGCAGCCATCATCTCCACACTCGTGTCGTCTGTGCTGCCTGTGGAGCTGGCACGGGACATGCAGACAGACACGCAGG ATCACCAGAAACTCTGTTACTCCGCCCTCATCCTGGCCATGGTCTTCTCCATGGGGGAGGCAGTGCCATATGCGCACTATG AGCACCTGGGCACACCCTTTGCCCAGTTCCTGCTGAGCATCGTCGAGGATGGGCTGCCCCTGGACACCACAGAACAGCTGCCCGATCTCTGCATGAACCTGCTTCTGGCTCTCAACTTGCACCTGCCAG CCCCTGACCAGAACGTCATCATGACCGCCCTGAGCAAACACTCCAACGTCAAGATCTTCTCCGAGAAGCTTCTCTTGCTCCTGAACAGAGGAG ATGACCCCGTGCGCATCTTCAAACATGAGCCGCAGCCGCCACACTCCATCCTCAAGTTCCTGCAGGACGTGTTCGCCAGCCCCGCCACGGCTGCCATCTTCTACCACACAGACATGATGGCACTCATTGACATCACCGTGCGCCACATCGCGGACCTGTCGCCCGGAGACAAG CTTCGCGTAGAGTACCTCTCCCTGATGCACGCCGTCATCCGCACCACACCCTACCTGCAGCACCGCCACCGGCTGCCCGACCTGCAGGCCACACTGCGCCGCATCCTGACTGAAGAGGAAGCCTCGCCCCAGGGCCAGATGGACCGCATGATTGTCCGAGAGATGTGCAAGGAATTCCCGGTGCTGGGCGAGGACCCCAGCTAg
- the NCKIPSD gene encoding NCK-interacting protein with SH3 domain isoform X2 — MVDSMGLEQDVLQAIDRAIEAVHNAAMRDGGKYSLEQRGVLQKLIHHRKETLSRRGPSASSPAAMTPSTSDHHLDAAAARQPNGTCRAGFERQHSLPSSEYLGADGGLYQIPPQPRRAAPATPPPPVKRRDREALMASGSGGRNTTPSGGSSVSSGSSVSSTSLDTLCTGSSSSELGPSCSPTPPPVPRRGTHTTVSQAQPPPSKVPAPEPPTEEVAVDTTSAPDELEALGALNLGTTEEKVVAETAVPKTIGAELMELVRRNTGLSHELCRVAIGVVVGHIQASVPASSPIMEQVLLSLVEGKDLSTALPSGQVCHDQQRLEVIFADLARRKDDAQQRSWALYEDEGVIRCYLEELLHILTDADPEVCKKMCKRNEFESVLALVAYYQMEHRVSLRLLLLKCFGAMCSLDAAIISTLVSSVLPVELARDMQTDTQDHQKLCYSALILAMVFSMGEAVPYAHYEHLGTPFAQFLLSIVEDGLPLDTTEQLPDLCMNLLLALNLHLPAPDQNVIMTALSKHSNVKIFSEKLLLLLNRGDDPVRIFKHEPQPPHSILKFLQDVFASPATAAIFYHTDMMALIDITVRHIADLSPGDKLRVEYLSLMHAVIRTTPYLQHRHRLPDLQATLRRILTEEEASPQGQMDRMIVREMCKEFPVLGEDPS, encoded by the exons GGCCTGGAGCAAGATGTCCTCCAAGCCATTGACCGGGCCATTGAGGCTGTGCACAATGCAGCCATGCGGGATGGTGGCAAGTACAGCCTGGAGCAGCGTGGAGTCCTTCA GAAGCTGATCCACCACCGGAAAGAGACTCTGTCCCGCAGAGGCCCCTCAGCCTCCAGCCCTGCAGCTATGACCCCATCCACCAGTGACCACCATCTGGACGCTGCTGCTGCCAGGCAGCCCAATGGGACGTGTCGAGCTGGGTTTGAGCGGCAGCACAGCCTCCCTAGTTCCGAGTATCTCGGGGCGGACGGAGGCCTCTACCAG ATCCCACCACAGCCTCGCCGAGCAGCACCCGCCACGCCACCTCCACCTGTGAAGCGCCGAGACCGGGAGGCCCTGATGGCCTCAGGCAGTG GCGGCCGCAACACCACGCCCTCCGGGGGCAGTTCTGTGTCCAGCGGCTCCTCAGTCAGCAGCACCTCCCTTGACACGCTCTGTACCGGCTCTAGCTCGTCTGAGCTGGGCCCCAGCTGCTCACCCACGCCCCCACCTGTGCCCCGCCGAGGCACTCACACCACTGTGTCCCAAgctcagccccctccctccaAGGTGCCAGCCCCTGAGCCCCCTACAGAGGAGGTGGCAGTTGATACAACCTCAGCCCCTGATGAGCTGGAGGCCCTGGGTGCGCTGAACCTGGGGACCACAGAGGAGAAGGTGGTGGCCGAGACTGCTGTGCCCAAGACCATCGGGGCAGAGCTGATGGAGCTCGTGCGGAGAAACACCGGCCTGAGCCACGAGCTATGCCGTGTGGCCATTGGCGTCGTGGTGGGTCACATCCAGGCCTCTGTGCCGGCCAGCTCGCCTATCATGGAGCAGGTCCTCCTCTCGCTGGTAGAGGGCAAG gACCTGAGCACTGCCCTGCCCTCAGGGCAAGTCTGCCATGACCAGCAGCGGCTGGAGGTGATCTTTGCAGACCTGGCTCGGCGCAAGGACGATGCCCAGCAGCGCAGCTGGGCCCTGTACGAGGATGAAGGGGTCATCCGCTGCTACCTGGAGGAGCTGCTGCATATTCTG ACGGATGCAGACCCCGAAGTTTGCAAGAAAATGTGCAAGAGAAATGAGTTCGAGTCTGTCCTGGCCTTGGTGGCCTACTACCAAATG GAGCACCGGGTCTCCCTGCGGCTGCTGCTCCTCAAGTGCTTTGGCGCCATGTGCAGCCTGGATGCAGCCATCATCTCCACACTCGTGTCGTCTGTGCTGCCTGTGGAGCTGGCACGGGACATGCAGACAGACACGCAGG ATCACCAGAAACTCTGTTACTCCGCCCTCATCCTGGCCATGGTCTTCTCCATGGGGGAGGCAGTGCCATATGCGCACTATG AGCACCTGGGCACACCCTTTGCCCAGTTCCTGCTGAGCATCGTCGAGGATGGGCTGCCCCTGGACACCACAGAACAGCTGCCCGATCTCTGCATGAACCTGCTTCTGGCTCTCAACTTGCACCTGCCAG CCCCTGACCAGAACGTCATCATGACCGCCCTGAGCAAACACTCCAACGTCAAGATCTTCTCCGAGAAGCTTCTCTTGCTCCTGAACAGAGGAG ATGACCCCGTGCGCATCTTCAAACATGAGCCGCAGCCGCCACACTCCATCCTCAAGTTCCTGCAGGACGTGTTCGCCAGCCCCGCCACGGCTGCCATCTTCTACCACACAGACATGATGGCACTCATTGACATCACCGTGCGCCACATCGCGGACCTGTCGCCCGGAGACAAG CTTCGCGTAGAGTACCTCTCCCTGATGCACGCCGTCATCCGCACCACACCCTACCTGCAGCACCGCCACCGGCTGCCCGACCTGCAGGCCACACTGCGCCGCATCCTGACTGAAGAGGAAGCCTCGCCCCAGGGCCAGATGGACCGCATGATTGTCCGAGAGATGTGCAAGGAATTCCCGGTGCTGGGCGAGGACCCCAGCTAg
- the NCKIPSD gene encoding NCK-interacting protein with SH3 domain isoform X1 codes for MYRALYAFRSAEPNALAFAAGETFLVLERSSAHWWLAARARSGETGYVPPAYLRRLQGLEQDVLQAIDRAIEAVHNAAMRDGGKYSLEQRGVLQKLIHHRKETLSRRGPSASSPAAMTPSTSDHHLDAAAARQPNGTCRAGFERQHSLPSSEYLGADGGLYQIPPQPRRAAPATPPPPVKRRDREALMASGSGGRNTTPSGGSSVSSGSSVSSTSLDTLCTGSSSSELGPSCSPTPPPVPRRGTHTTVSQAQPPPSKVPAPEPPTEEVAVDTTSAPDELEALGALNLGTTEEKVVAETAVPKTIGAELMELVRRNTGLSHELCRVAIGVVVGHIQASVPASSPIMEQVLLSLVEGKDLSTALPSGQVCHDQQRLEVIFADLARRKDDAQQRSWALYEDEGVIRCYLEELLHILTDADPEVCKKMCKRNEFESVLALVAYYQMEHRVSLRLLLLKCFGAMCSLDAAIISTLVSSVLPVELARDMQTDTQDHQKLCYSALILAMVFSMGEAVPYAHYEHLGTPFAQFLLSIVEDGLPLDTTEQLPDLCMNLLLALNLHLPAPDQNVIMTALSKHSNVKIFSEKLLLLLNRGDDPVRIFKHEPQPPHSILKFLQDVFASPATAAIFYHTDMMALIDITVRHIADLSPGDKLRVEYLSLMHAVIRTTPYLQHRHRLPDLQATLRRILTEEEASPQGQMDRMIVREMCKEFPVLGEDPS; via the exons GGCCTGGAGCAAGATGTCCTCCAAGCCATTGACCGGGCCATTGAGGCTGTGCACAATGCAGCCATGCGGGATGGTGGCAAGTACAGCCTGGAGCAGCGTGGAGTCCTTCA GAAGCTGATCCACCACCGGAAAGAGACTCTGTCCCGCAGAGGCCCCTCAGCCTCCAGCCCTGCAGCTATGACCCCATCCACCAGTGACCACCATCTGGACGCTGCTGCTGCCAGGCAGCCCAATGGGACGTGTCGAGCTGGGTTTGAGCGGCAGCACAGCCTCCCTAGTTCCGAGTATCTCGGGGCGGACGGAGGCCTCTACCAG ATCCCACCACAGCCTCGCCGAGCAGCACCCGCCACGCCACCTCCACCTGTGAAGCGCCGAGACCGGGAGGCCCTGATGGCCTCAGGCAGTG GCGGCCGCAACACCACGCCCTCCGGGGGCAGTTCTGTGTCCAGCGGCTCCTCAGTCAGCAGCACCTCCCTTGACACGCTCTGTACCGGCTCTAGCTCGTCTGAGCTGGGCCCCAGCTGCTCACCCACGCCCCCACCTGTGCCCCGCCGAGGCACTCACACCACTGTGTCCCAAgctcagccccctccctccaAGGTGCCAGCCCCTGAGCCCCCTACAGAGGAGGTGGCAGTTGATACAACCTCAGCCCCTGATGAGCTGGAGGCCCTGGGTGCGCTGAACCTGGGGACCACAGAGGAGAAGGTGGTGGCCGAGACTGCTGTGCCCAAGACCATCGGGGCAGAGCTGATGGAGCTCGTGCGGAGAAACACCGGCCTGAGCCACGAGCTATGCCGTGTGGCCATTGGCGTCGTGGTGGGTCACATCCAGGCCTCTGTGCCGGCCAGCTCGCCTATCATGGAGCAGGTCCTCCTCTCGCTGGTAGAGGGCAAG gACCTGAGCACTGCCCTGCCCTCAGGGCAAGTCTGCCATGACCAGCAGCGGCTGGAGGTGATCTTTGCAGACCTGGCTCGGCGCAAGGACGATGCCCAGCAGCGCAGCTGGGCCCTGTACGAGGATGAAGGGGTCATCCGCTGCTACCTGGAGGAGCTGCTGCATATTCTG ACGGATGCAGACCCCGAAGTTTGCAAGAAAATGTGCAAGAGAAATGAGTTCGAGTCTGTCCTGGCCTTGGTGGCCTACTACCAAATG GAGCACCGGGTCTCCCTGCGGCTGCTGCTCCTCAAGTGCTTTGGCGCCATGTGCAGCCTGGATGCAGCCATCATCTCCACACTCGTGTCGTCTGTGCTGCCTGTGGAGCTGGCACGGGACATGCAGACAGACACGCAGG ATCACCAGAAACTCTGTTACTCCGCCCTCATCCTGGCCATGGTCTTCTCCATGGGGGAGGCAGTGCCATATGCGCACTATG AGCACCTGGGCACACCCTTTGCCCAGTTCCTGCTGAGCATCGTCGAGGATGGGCTGCCCCTGGACACCACAGAACAGCTGCCCGATCTCTGCATGAACCTGCTTCTGGCTCTCAACTTGCACCTGCCAG CCCCTGACCAGAACGTCATCATGACCGCCCTGAGCAAACACTCCAACGTCAAGATCTTCTCCGAGAAGCTTCTCTTGCTCCTGAACAGAGGAG ATGACCCCGTGCGCATCTTCAAACATGAGCCGCAGCCGCCACACTCCATCCTCAAGTTCCTGCAGGACGTGTTCGCCAGCCCCGCCACGGCTGCCATCTTCTACCACACAGACATGATGGCACTCATTGACATCACCGTGCGCCACATCGCGGACCTGTCGCCCGGAGACAAG CTTCGCGTAGAGTACCTCTCCCTGATGCACGCCGTCATCCGCACCACACCCTACCTGCAGCACCGCCACCGGCTGCCCGACCTGCAGGCCACACTGCGCCGCATCCTGACTGAAGAGGAAGCCTCGCCCCAGGGCCAGATGGACCGCATGATTGTCCGAGAGATGTGCAAGGAATTCCCGGTGCTGGGCGAGGACCCCAGCTAg
- the NCKIPSD gene encoding NCK-interacting protein with SH3 domain isoform X4, translating to MTPSTSDHHLDAAAARQPNGTCRAGFERQHSLPSSEYLGADGGLYQIPPQPRRAAPATPPPPVKRRDREALMASGSGGRNTTPSGGSSVSSGSSVSSTSLDTLCTGSSSSELGPSCSPTPPPVPRRGTHTTVSQAQPPPSKVPAPEPPTEEVAVDTTSAPDELEALGALNLGTTEEKVVAETAVPKTIGAELMELVRRNTGLSHELCRVAIGVVVGHIQASVPASSPIMEQVLLSLVEGKDLSTALPSGQVCHDQQRLEVIFADLARRKDDAQQRSWALYEDEGVIRCYLEELLHILTDADPEVCKKMCKRNEFESVLALVAYYQMEHRVSLRLLLLKCFGAMCSLDAAIISTLVSSVLPVELARDMQTDTQDHQKLCYSALILAMVFSMGEAVPYAHYEHLGTPFAQFLLSIVEDGLPLDTTEQLPDLCMNLLLALNLHLPAPDQNVIMTALSKHSNVKIFSEKLLLLLNRGDDPVRIFKHEPQPPHSILKFLQDVFASPATAAIFYHTDMMALIDITVRHIADLSPGDKLRVEYLSLMHAVIRTTPYLQHRHRLPDLQATLRRILTEEEASPQGQMDRMIVREMCKEFPVLGEDPS from the exons ATGACCCCATCCACCAGTGACCACCATCTGGACGCTGCTGCTGCCAGGCAGCCCAATGGGACGTGTCGAGCTGGGTTTGAGCGGCAGCACAGCCTCCCTAGTTCCGAGTATCTCGGGGCGGACGGAGGCCTCTACCAG ATCCCACCACAGCCTCGCCGAGCAGCACCCGCCACGCCACCTCCACCTGTGAAGCGCCGAGACCGGGAGGCCCTGATGGCCTCAGGCAGTG GCGGCCGCAACACCACGCCCTCCGGGGGCAGTTCTGTGTCCAGCGGCTCCTCAGTCAGCAGCACCTCCCTTGACACGCTCTGTACCGGCTCTAGCTCGTCTGAGCTGGGCCCCAGCTGCTCACCCACGCCCCCACCTGTGCCCCGCCGAGGCACTCACACCACTGTGTCCCAAgctcagccccctccctccaAGGTGCCAGCCCCTGAGCCCCCTACAGAGGAGGTGGCAGTTGATACAACCTCAGCCCCTGATGAGCTGGAGGCCCTGGGTGCGCTGAACCTGGGGACCACAGAGGAGAAGGTGGTGGCCGAGACTGCTGTGCCCAAGACCATCGGGGCAGAGCTGATGGAGCTCGTGCGGAGAAACACCGGCCTGAGCCACGAGCTATGCCGTGTGGCCATTGGCGTCGTGGTGGGTCACATCCAGGCCTCTGTGCCGGCCAGCTCGCCTATCATGGAGCAGGTCCTCCTCTCGCTGGTAGAGGGCAAG gACCTGAGCACTGCCCTGCCCTCAGGGCAAGTCTGCCATGACCAGCAGCGGCTGGAGGTGATCTTTGCAGACCTGGCTCGGCGCAAGGACGATGCCCAGCAGCGCAGCTGGGCCCTGTACGAGGATGAAGGGGTCATCCGCTGCTACCTGGAGGAGCTGCTGCATATTCTG ACGGATGCAGACCCCGAAGTTTGCAAGAAAATGTGCAAGAGAAATGAGTTCGAGTCTGTCCTGGCCTTGGTGGCCTACTACCAAATG GAGCACCGGGTCTCCCTGCGGCTGCTGCTCCTCAAGTGCTTTGGCGCCATGTGCAGCCTGGATGCAGCCATCATCTCCACACTCGTGTCGTCTGTGCTGCCTGTGGAGCTGGCACGGGACATGCAGACAGACACGCAGG ATCACCAGAAACTCTGTTACTCCGCCCTCATCCTGGCCATGGTCTTCTCCATGGGGGAGGCAGTGCCATATGCGCACTATG AGCACCTGGGCACACCCTTTGCCCAGTTCCTGCTGAGCATCGTCGAGGATGGGCTGCCCCTGGACACCACAGAACAGCTGCCCGATCTCTGCATGAACCTGCTTCTGGCTCTCAACTTGCACCTGCCAG CCCCTGACCAGAACGTCATCATGACCGCCCTGAGCAAACACTCCAACGTCAAGATCTTCTCCGAGAAGCTTCTCTTGCTCCTGAACAGAGGAG ATGACCCCGTGCGCATCTTCAAACATGAGCCGCAGCCGCCACACTCCATCCTCAAGTTCCTGCAGGACGTGTTCGCCAGCCCCGCCACGGCTGCCATCTTCTACCACACAGACATGATGGCACTCATTGACATCACCGTGCGCCACATCGCGGACCTGTCGCCCGGAGACAAG CTTCGCGTAGAGTACCTCTCCCTGATGCACGCCGTCATCCGCACCACACCCTACCTGCAGCACCGCCACCGGCTGCCCGACCTGCAGGCCACACTGCGCCGCATCCTGACTGAAGAGGAAGCCTCGCCCCAGGGCCAGATGGACCGCATGATTGTCCGAGAGATGTGCAAGGAATTCCCGGTGCTGGGCGAGGACCCCAGCTAg